A portion of the Pseudarthrobacter defluvii genome contains these proteins:
- the serS gene encoding serine--tRNA ligase: MIDVKDLSENPDKYRASQRARGADESVVDAIISANSARREALLRFENLRAEQNVFGKKVAKAKGEEKQALLAEVKELANSVKAASGEADAAQTKQEELLRTIPNLVEDGVPEGGEDDYVVVKTVGTPREFPDFEPRDHLEIGELLGAIDMERGAKVSGARFYFLKGVGARLEMALLQMAMDQAIEAGFVPMITPTLVRPETMQGTGFDVKHDAEIYRLAEDDLYLVGTSEVALAGYHADEILDFSAGPIRYAGQSSCYRREAGSHGKDTRGIIRVHQFNKVEMFIYTTVEEAAAEHQRLLAWEEEMLAKCELPYRVIDTAAGDLGMSAARKFDCEAWVPTQGAYRELTSTSNCTTFQARRLNIRERIVNAEGVSKGTRAVATLNGTLATTRWIVALLEHHQNADGSVNVPKALQKYLGGLEVLPVL, from the coding sequence GTGATCGACGTAAAAGACCTCAGCGAAAACCCTGACAAGTACCGTGCCAGCCAGCGCGCCCGCGGCGCGGACGAATCAGTGGTGGACGCGATCATCTCCGCGAACTCCGCCCGCCGCGAAGCCCTGCTCCGCTTCGAGAACCTCCGCGCCGAGCAGAACGTGTTCGGCAAGAAGGTGGCGAAGGCCAAGGGCGAGGAGAAGCAGGCCCTGCTGGCCGAGGTCAAGGAGCTGGCCAACTCGGTCAAGGCAGCCTCCGGAGAAGCCGATGCCGCGCAGACCAAGCAGGAAGAACTGCTCCGCACCATCCCCAACCTCGTCGAGGACGGCGTTCCCGAGGGTGGCGAGGACGACTACGTGGTGGTCAAGACCGTCGGCACGCCGCGCGAATTCCCGGACTTCGAACCGCGCGACCACCTGGAGATCGGCGAGCTGCTCGGCGCGATCGACATGGAACGCGGTGCCAAGGTTTCCGGTGCCCGCTTCTACTTCCTGAAGGGCGTTGGAGCGCGGCTTGAGATGGCGCTGCTTCAGATGGCTATGGACCAGGCGATCGAAGCCGGCTTCGTTCCCATGATCACGCCCACCCTGGTGCGTCCGGAGACCATGCAGGGTACCGGCTTCGATGTAAAACACGACGCCGAGATCTACCGTCTCGCCGAAGACGACCTTTACCTTGTGGGCACCTCGGAGGTGGCGCTGGCCGGGTACCACGCCGATGAGATCCTGGACTTCTCCGCCGGACCCATCCGCTACGCCGGCCAGAGCTCCTGCTACCGCCGCGAAGCCGGTTCACACGGCAAGGACACCCGCGGCATCATCCGCGTACACCAGTTCAACAAGGTGGAGATGTTCATCTACACCACGGTTGAGGAGGCCGCAGCGGAACACCAGCGGCTGCTGGCCTGGGAAGAGGAGATGCTGGCCAAGTGCGAGCTGCCCTACCGGGTGATCGACACCGCCGCCGGCGACCTCGGCATGTCCGCGGCGCGCAAGTTCGACTGCGAAGCCTGGGTTCCCACGCAGGGCGCCTACCGCGAGCTGACCTCCACCTCCAACTGCACAACCTTCCAGGCACGCCGCCTGAACATCCGTGAACGCATCGTCAATGCGGAGGGGGTCTCCAAGGGCACCCGCGCCGTGGCCACCCTCAACGGAACCCTGGCCACCACGCGCTGGATCGTGGCCCTGCTGGAGCACCACCAGAACGCGGACGGCTCGGTCAACGTTCCCAAGGCGCTGCAGAAGTACCTGGGCGGCCTCGAGGTCCTGCCGGTCCTGTAG